Genomic segment of Peribacillus frigoritolerans:
ATTAGACGATATCCCATAATTCAGTTTTTGAAGTGGTGATTGACGAGGCGCCGGCATCAAGGGCATTCAGGACTTCATCCGAAGTACGTATGAGGCCACCTGCAAATATCGGTGTCTGCAATCGTTCCTTCACTTCTTTTATCATCCATGGCATAGCGCCCGGCAATACTTCGATATAATCCGGCTTGGTTTTCTGCACCAGCTTATAGCTTTTCTCAAGCGCATGTGAGTCTATTAAAAAGATTCGCTGGATGGCAATGACCCCCTTTTGCTTCGCCTTCAATATAACGCTTGATTTAGTCGAAATCAGCCCATAGGGGTTATATTCCTGACAAATGAATTCTGTCGCGTACTCATCACTTCTTATGCCATGGATCAAATCGACATGATAAATCATTTTCTTATTATGCTGCTTTGCCATCATACTTACATTTTTCAATTGTGAGATATGCAAATCAAGAAACACACCTATTTCATAGGAACTTTCTAGAAATCTTTCAAAATCCTTCATGCTTGCTGAAGCAGGCAAAATCTTCTGATCCATCATTATCCTCCTCATTCCCAGAAAAACTCAAAACTTCAAGTCATTTAGTATATTTTAAAGAGCTTGATTTATCAAACACATTTTTTTCATGAACCATGTCATCTTAACACTATCATACCTGGCACACCCTTTATAGATTGCGGCTAAGGATATATGTAAAATATCCCCTTAAATCATAAAGAAAGTTTCATTTTCAATGCTCCTTCGACGAGTTCATACAATTTAATTGTGCCAATGGGAATTTTTCGCACGATGCTCCAAGCATTAACATTCATTTTGATCGCTCTTTTTTCATATTCAAAAAATGGCGGTCTGTTAAATATCCTTTGGTTGATGAAATTCCTGTCAATGGGTTCCATTTCCACTAATTCAAATGAAATTGTTCTTTTTTCCACATGAACCGGTTTCAATGTAATCCGGAAAGCTACGTCTCTCTTAAACATCATTTTTTTCACTTCCATCGTTCCGGAAAGCACAATATGCTTAGGCGTAATCTTGACTTTAATATCCTGACCATATGATTTCATTTTTATGATTCTCTCTATCATGGCTTCAGTTACCGTTATCGGTATGCCGCTTTTGAATGGACTCATCCTTGCATTCCCTCCCCACTCAAAGCATATGCCGGATTACCTGATGCCGTTAACATTTAAGCGTGAATTAATAAACGGTATATTCTAAATATTCAACCTCCAACTCTTGACCTTTATAAAAACTACCTGTATAGTCATAATTAATTTAATAGACAACTCTTATCCAGAGAGGTGGAGGGACTGGCCCTTTGATGCCTCAGCAACAGACTATTCATGTACTGTGCTAATTCCAGAAGTGTAAAAACTTGAAGATAAGAAGAGTATATAGCTTTGTTGCCAACACCTCTTCTTATCTTTAAGAAGAGGTTTTTTATTTTTAAAAGGAAAGAAGGAATGCAACATGTCAATCACATTAACGAAAGCGCCATTCAGGGCCGATCACGTCGGAAGTTTATTAAGACCGGAACGTTTACATATTGCCAGAAAGCAATTTAGGGAGGGTACCCTTTCAGCAGAGCGGCTTCGTGAAATTGAAACCGAAGAAATCAAACGGATTGTCGATAAACAAATTGAAGTTGGTTTAGAGGCCGTTACGGACGGTGAGTTCAGACGAACATGGTGGCACTTTGACTTCCTCGAACATTTAAATGGCATCGAGGGTTATGTAACTGAAAAAGGCCTCACATTCGATGGTGTGGAAACAGAGAGATATAATGTTCGCAATATCGCGAAGGTTTCATTCAACCCTGAACATCCCTTCATTCGTGATTTCATTGAATTGGACAAAATCGTGAACGGACGTGCCGTTGCCAAACAAACCATTCCCAGTCCGAATCAATTATTTGCTGCAGGCATTCATAATGAAGACATCTACCCTGATATTGAAGATTATGCAAATGATATCATCAAGGCGTATCAGCATGCTTTGAAAGCCTTTTATGAAGCAGGTGTGCGTTATCTTCAATTGGATGATGTATATATTGCCAGGCTTTCAGCTCCAGATTTCCAGTTCAAAGATGGAAAATATACGAGGGAACAGTTAATTGATCTTGCACTTCGTGTCATTAATGGCGCATTGGAAGGAAAACCAGAAGACCTTGTCGTCACTACCCATCTATGTCGTGGAAACTACCAGTCGACATGGGCGTTTGAAGGAAGCTATGCCCATATCGCCCCAACTTTATTGGCAAAAGAAAAAGTGGATGGATTCTTCTTGGAATATGATGATCAACGCTCAGGGGATTTCAAACCATTGGAATACATTCCAAATGGCGGGGCACGGGTCGTATTGGGTGTCGTCACTTCAAAAAATGGAGAAATCGAAGAAAAGGAAGCAGTTAAGGCTCGCATCAAGGAAGCGTCAGACTTCGTTCCTCTCGAACAATTATGCTTAAGCCCGCAATGCGGCTTCGCCTCCACCCATCACGGCAACAAGCTAACGGAAGAACAGCAATGGGAAAAGCTGAAATTCGTCGTTGATATAGCAAAAGAAGTATGGGAGTGATTTTTTTCCGAAA
This window contains:
- a CDS encoding glycerol-3-phosphate responsive antiterminator — protein: MDQKILPASASMKDFERFLESSYEIGVFLDLHISQLKNVSMMAKQHNKKMIYHVDLIHGIRSDEYATEFICQEYNPYGLISTKSSVILKAKQKGVIAIQRIFLIDSHALEKSYKLVQKTKPDYIEVLPGAMPWMIKEVKERLQTPIFAGGLIRTSDEVLNALDAGASSITTSKTELWDIV
- a CDS encoding 5-methyltetrahydropteroyltriglutamate--homocysteine S-methyltransferase, whose protein sequence is MSITLTKAPFRADHVGSLLRPERLHIARKQFREGTLSAERLREIETEEIKRIVDKQIEVGLEAVTDGEFRRTWWHFDFLEHLNGIEGYVTEKGLTFDGVETERYNVRNIAKVSFNPEHPFIRDFIELDKIVNGRAVAKQTIPSPNQLFAAGIHNEDIYPDIEDYANDIIKAYQHALKAFYEAGVRYLQLDDVYIARLSAPDFQFKDGKYTREQLIDLALRVINGALEGKPEDLVVTTHLCRGNYQSTWAFEGSYAHIAPTLLAKEKVDGFFLEYDDQRSGDFKPLEYIPNGGARVVLGVVTSKNGEIEEKEAVKARIKEASDFVPLEQLCLSPQCGFASTHHGNKLTEEQQWEKLKFVVDIAKEVWE